The [Bacillus] selenitireducens MLS10 genome includes a region encoding these proteins:
- a CDS encoding amidase — protein MTTDHYGAFIDESLTVEPQKGGILHRKTFAVKDVFHIEGHRNTAGNPHWLQSHAPAKATAPALVHLLQAGATLKGTTVTDEMMYSLHGENVHYGTPVNPFDKSLIPGGSSSGSAVATGAGLRDFAIGTDTGGSVRIPASYCGLFGFRPSHGKVSLEGVIPLADSFDTVGWFTRNAALLEDVGEVLIGDSMPDAPDFKRAVIARDAFSLLTDTQHNALMSAVRSCSSKVKSHEEQRITNDDLGDWVDIFRVIQGYEIWLNHGEWVKAHEPDFGPGIRERFHMAEQIKEADVAEARRRQLMIQDATADIMQPDTLMIIPTIAGEPPAVGLPPEEVDKIRQRTMKLTAIAGLNGLPQVTIPVKRGGGLPPLAISILAPKGRDRDLLSFVTSLCD, from the coding sequence ATGACAACCGATCATTACGGCGCATTTATTGATGAATCACTGACCGTGGAACCGCAGAAAGGCGGGATTCTTCACAGGAAGACCTTCGCCGTCAAGGATGTCTTTCATATAGAGGGGCACCGCAACACCGCCGGCAACCCCCATTGGCTCCAATCCCATGCGCCTGCCAAAGCGACGGCACCGGCACTGGTTCATCTCTTGCAAGCAGGTGCCACACTCAAGGGAACGACCGTGACCGATGAAATGATGTACAGCCTTCACGGGGAAAATGTGCATTACGGAACGCCTGTCAATCCTTTCGATAAATCCCTCATCCCCGGCGGGTCCTCCAGCGGTTCAGCCGTTGCCACCGGTGCAGGACTGAGGGATTTCGCCATCGGCACCGACACAGGCGGCTCCGTGCGTATTCCCGCTTCGTACTGCGGCCTGTTCGGCTTTCGTCCGAGTCACGGAAAAGTCAGCCTCGAAGGCGTCATTCCTTTGGCGGATTCCTTTGATACAGTCGGCTGGTTTACCCGGAATGCCGCTCTCCTTGAAGATGTCGGTGAAGTCCTCATTGGCGACAGCATGCCTGATGCACCGGATTTCAAACGTGCGGTCATCGCCAGGGATGCCTTCAGCCTGTTGACAGACACGCAGCACAATGCGCTCATGTCGGCAGTCAGAAGCTGTTCAAGCAAGGTGAAGTCACATGAAGAACAGCGCATCACCAACGATGATCTCGGTGATTGGGTGGACATTTTCCGGGTGATTCAGGGCTATGAAATCTGGCTGAATCATGGGGAATGGGTCAAAGCCCACGAACCGGATTTCGGACCCGGGATCCGCGAACGGTTCCATATGGCCGAACAGATCAAAGAAGCCGATGTCGCCGAGGCAAGACGCAGACAGCTCATGATTCAGGATGCCACGGCTGATATTATGCAGCCGGATACCCTCATGATCATCCCGACGATCGCCGGTGAACCTCCCGCTGTCGGACTGCCTCCGGAGGAAGTGGACAAGATTCGCCAGCGCACGATGAAGCTCACCGCCATCGCGGGCCTTAACGGGCTCCCTCAGGTCACCATCCCCGTCAAACGGGGCGGCGGACTGCCTCCGTTGGCCATTTCCATCCTCGCACCGAAGGGGCGTGACCGGGATCTGCTCAGTTTTGTCACGTCGCTTTGTGACTGA
- a CDS encoding FAD binding domain-containing protein yields the protein MDQLYIHTPDTLSEAWALKTKDPTDSLWLSGTTWLRTQWEAGQLKTQKQWIRLDGIPELTSGIRRDESTLRIAALTTFGEISRCGDTAAFAPLLKQAIHEIAAPSIREQATIGGNVATGSGDSIPALLASGASVLVYTEGRDEEWLLEDWLAAGMSGIIVDIAIPVHKESEDLNVYVKTGRREAFIPSAATFAIKGSWDSDTKTFRTCRAAAGGGTMVPVRLKRLERFLKETPLTSNAVFKKMADEVKKDYRPEDDPFLSGAYKQQIVCNQIIQNIHSNIRR from the coding sequence ATGGATCAGCTTTATATTCATACCCCGGACACGCTGTCGGAAGCCTGGGCGTTGAAAACAAAAGATCCGACGGACAGCCTTTGGCTATCCGGAACCACGTGGCTCAGAACGCAGTGGGAAGCAGGACAGCTGAAGACACAGAAACAGTGGATCCGTCTTGACGGTATTCCGGAGCTAACCTCTGGGATCCGTCGTGATGAATCAACTCTTCGCATTGCGGCATTGACCACTTTCGGTGAGATCAGCCGGTGCGGGGATACGGCCGCTTTTGCGCCGCTGTTAAAACAGGCGATCCATGAGATTGCGGCGCCGTCGATCCGTGAACAGGCGACCATCGGTGGTAACGTGGCGACAGGATCCGGTGACAGCATTCCCGCGCTGCTTGCAAGCGGCGCATCGGTCCTTGTTTACACCGAGGGGCGTGACGAAGAGTGGCTGCTTGAAGACTGGCTCGCCGCCGGCATGTCAGGCATCATTGTGGATATCGCCATCCCCGTTCATAAGGAAAGCGAAGATCTGAATGTGTATGTCAAAACAGGGCGCCGTGAAGCATTTATTCCATCGGCTGCGACGTTTGCCATTAAAGGCTCCTGGGACAGCGACACAAAGACATTCCGGACTTGCCGGGCTGCGGCCGGGGGAGGAACGATGGTCCCTGTGAGACTGAAGCGTCTTGAGCGGTTCCTGAAGGAGACGCCACTGACGTCGAATGCGGTCTTCAAAAAAATGGCGGACGAAGTGAAGAAGGACTACCGCCCGGAGGATGACCCCTTCTTGAGCGGTGCCTATAAGCAGCAGATTGTCTGCAATCAAATAATTCAGAATATTCATTCTAATATCAGGAGGTGA
- a CDS encoding (2Fe-2S)-binding protein: MNPLMKAYQEDDATRMTIRFTLNGQTKVIHVPPERRLVDLIRTDFNLTGTKISCEVGRCGACMVIVDGKPMNSCLLMAYQIEGRSIDTIEGLTVSDSRTRDLQELFLEEGALQCGYCTPGMIVSLTGCLNGDGDAGFEDLKEALSGNLCRCTGYGGIHRVISRLTENQDEKGREADV, translated from the coding sequence ATGAACCCGCTGATGAAGGCTTATCAGGAAGATGATGCAACACGCATGACCATCCGGTTTACCCTGAACGGGCAAACAAAGGTCATACACGTGCCGCCGGAGCGACGGCTCGTCGATCTGATCCGGACGGATTTCAATCTGACAGGAACGAAAATTTCCTGTGAAGTGGGACGCTGCGGTGCCTGTATGGTCATCGTCGACGGGAAACCGATGAACAGCTGCCTGCTCATGGCCTATCAGATTGAAGGCCGTTCCATCGACACGATTGAAGGACTGACGGTATCAGACAGCCGGACCCGGGATTTGCAGGAGCTGTTTCTCGAAGAAGGAGCCTTGCAGTGCGGATACTGTACGCCGGGAATGATTGTATCATTGACAGGCTGCCTCAATGGAGATGGGGATGCCGGCTTTGAAGATCTTAAAGAAGCGTTGTCCGGCAACCTGTGCCGTTGCACCGGCTACGGCGGGATTCACCGTGTGATCAGCCGGCTGACAGAGAATCAGGATGAGAAAGGACGTGAGGCGGATGTCTGA
- a CDS encoding PucR family transcriptional regulator, translating to MSDYITEIIRNPQKSDMLEEKDGNSEVEQMRLNDLLEQEVLKGATAVAGEKGLMNQVTSVTMMDAPDIADFVKQDQLLLTTGYHLQNNPDLLMSIVIRMTEEGCAGLGLKVNRFLDHIPPSVIDVANEGGLPVIALPDEPSLGDMVNSVLKAILDERTQALSEAMAIHRRFTDLIVGGKGLYEVLDQLSRHICAPVLLLDYRLNLLESSRKFDEDFCFVLAEKVHEVIQQDDLANGAIRKLSMSVSQESEKQMISCCPVQMNVYQKGYLIVFLDIDQAGASERLAVEQAMNVIAFELMKLHAVEQQEQIQKNEFLTEYVEGRFSSEKDLGRRGEGYGLRRSCTYLCVAIRPDHEDELYRGVGQAPESERRLFKNAIYEQLQIWFDYYFDDVVFFSKNEVYVALIPKPDDEWEDWLMKGLVTIQKEMEEFLFISISFGIGNPAAQLLQVPDSFKEALETLHNGRRMGQEAFIKWTDTKGVTELLRTVSPQKLREFYESTLKSLVLSSKKEDEDLIKTLTVYLEHNGQIAETAKALFVHRNTVIYRLKKCEDKLQVNLKHADDIHKLRTALLVREMIE from the coding sequence TTGTCAGATTACATCACGGAAATCATCAGAAATCCGCAAAAATCCGATATGCTGGAAGAAAAAGATGGCAATTCGGAGGTGGAGCAGATGCGACTGAATGATTTACTCGAGCAGGAGGTACTGAAAGGTGCGACAGCAGTAGCCGGCGAAAAAGGACTCATGAATCAGGTGACATCTGTGACGATGATGGATGCACCTGATATTGCGGATTTTGTTAAACAAGATCAGCTTCTTTTGACAACGGGATATCATTTACAGAACAACCCTGATCTTCTTATGTCTATTGTAATTCGCATGACGGAAGAAGGATGCGCAGGGCTCGGGTTGAAGGTGAACCGTTTTTTGGATCATATTCCTCCTTCGGTTATCGATGTGGCAAACGAGGGCGGATTACCGGTGATTGCACTGCCGGACGAGCCGTCTCTCGGTGATATGGTCAACAGTGTGCTCAAAGCGATTCTTGATGAGCGGACACAGGCTCTTTCGGAAGCGATGGCGATTCACCGTCGTTTCACGGATCTCATCGTTGGGGGCAAAGGGCTTTATGAAGTGCTTGATCAGCTTTCCCGTCATATTTGTGCACCGGTTCTCCTCCTTGATTATCGGCTGAATCTGCTTGAATCATCAAGAAAGTTTGATGAGGATTTCTGCTTTGTTCTTGCCGAGAAGGTCCATGAGGTGATTCAACAGGATGATTTGGCGAATGGAGCGATCCGCAAATTGAGCATGTCCGTTTCTCAAGAATCCGAAAAACAGATGATCTCCTGCTGTCCGGTACAGATGAACGTCTATCAGAAAGGCTATCTTATTGTGTTTCTCGATATCGATCAAGCGGGTGCTTCAGAACGTCTTGCCGTTGAACAGGCAATGAATGTCATCGCATTTGAACTGATGAAGCTCCACGCCGTCGAACAGCAAGAACAGATTCAGAAAAATGAGTTTCTGACTGAATATGTTGAGGGAAGGTTTTCGTCAGAGAAAGATCTTGGAAGACGCGGGGAAGGCTATGGGCTGAGGCGAAGCTGCACATATCTGTGTGTCGCAATCAGGCCCGATCACGAGGATGAACTTTACCGTGGCGTCGGACAGGCACCTGAATCAGAGCGGAGATTGTTTAAGAACGCCATCTACGAACAACTGCAGATCTGGTTTGATTATTATTTTGATGATGTGGTCTTTTTCTCAAAAAACGAGGTATACGTAGCCCTCATACCAAAACCGGACGATGAGTGGGAGGACTGGCTGATGAAAGGACTTGTCACCATTCAAAAGGAAATGGAGGAGTTTCTCTTTATTTCAATCTCTTTTGGAATCGGTAATCCGGCCGCTCAGCTGCTTCAGGTTCCCGATTCCTTTAAAGAAGCATTGGAAACCCTTCATAACGGACGCCGTATGGGGCAGGAAGCCTTTATTAAATGGACGGATACAAAGGGAGTCACAGAGCTTTTGCGGACGGTATCGCCTCAAAAGCTGAGGGAATTTTACGAGTCGACATTGAAGTCTCTCGTGCTGTCGTCAAAGAAAGAAGACGAAGACCTGATCAAAACGCTGACGGTGTATCTTGAACACAACGGACAGATTGCCGAGACTGCGAAGGCGCTGTTTGTTCACAGAAATACCGTGATTTACCGGCTGAAAAAATGTGAAGATAAACTGCAGGTGAACCTTAAACACGCGGATGATATTCATAAACTTCGCACGGCTTTACTGGTCAGGGAAATGATTGAATAA
- the allB gene encoding allantoinase AllB, translating into MEVFVIGTQWIRNGTVWTGTSFVRQDIEIRDGIIDRLFDSHTSVQPEPGARITDAADRLVVPGFIDPHVHFNDPGRRIWEGIDTGSKAAVAGGITTFIDMPLNSHPSVTNGHLARDKKKAIEGRSHAHYGLWGGITRTNCRDQGALDAQLDAGVIGFKGFMSESGIEDFPYLDRDALREAMGYCGEHRVTLALHAEAEAVLERYRHLSGPDPASFLASRPPEAEWQALDWIIEDALRFQTAVHVVHVSTADGVRMLHEAKMSGADITIETCPHYLLFTDTDFIKKGPLLKCAPPLRPLSEQEALWQTVADGLVDIIGSDHSPCPLEMKEAGNDDIRNAWGGIPGVQSGHAALLSEAVKRGVPLETVLPMMTDAPARRFFPERQIGRIAPGFAADLTLLSKSSHTITEKELLNRHPYSPYTGLTVDMTVSGVFLGGVHIYQSGKGIKSPLLGHHFVKGGHDHDNRSLRRIY; encoded by the coding sequence GTGGAGGTGTTCGTCATCGGTACACAATGGATTCGAAACGGAACGGTCTGGACGGGCACATCCTTCGTCAGGCAAGATATCGAAATCAGAGACGGCATCATTGACCGGCTCTTTGACAGTCATACCTCTGTACAGCCGGAGCCCGGGGCGCGTATCACGGATGCCGCCGACCGTCTGGTTGTGCCAGGCTTCATCGATCCCCATGTTCATTTCAACGATCCCGGGAGACGCATATGGGAAGGGATCGACACCGGTTCCAAAGCAGCCGTCGCGGGCGGCATTACCACTTTTATCGACATGCCCCTGAATTCCCATCCTTCCGTCACAAACGGTCACCTCGCCCGTGACAAGAAAAAGGCCATTGAGGGGCGTTCCCATGCCCATTACGGGCTTTGGGGCGGCATTACCCGCACAAACTGCCGGGATCAAGGTGCACTTGATGCACAGCTTGATGCAGGGGTGATCGGGTTTAAGGGCTTTATGTCCGAAAGCGGGATTGAAGATTTCCCCTATCTCGACCGCGACGCACTCCGGGAGGCCATGGGGTATTGCGGCGAACATCGCGTCACCCTTGCTTTGCACGCCGAGGCCGAAGCAGTGCTAGAGCGATATCGCCATCTGAGCGGACCGGACCCTGCCTCTTTTTTGGCATCACGGCCGCCTGAAGCCGAATGGCAGGCTCTTGACTGGATCATTGAAGACGCCCTCAGGTTTCAGACCGCTGTGCATGTGGTACATGTCAGTACGGCAGACGGCGTCCGGATGCTTCATGAAGCGAAAATGTCCGGCGCAGACATCACGATCGAAACGTGTCCGCATTATCTGTTGTTTACAGACACGGATTTCATAAAAAAAGGCCCGCTGTTAAAGTGCGCACCGCCCCTTCGTCCACTCTCTGAACAGGAAGCCCTCTGGCAAACGGTCGCGGATGGCCTGGTCGACATCATCGGAAGTGACCATTCCCCTTGCCCGCTGGAGATGAAAGAAGCGGGGAACGATGATATCCGGAACGCCTGGGGCGGGATTCCGGGCGTCCAATCCGGTCATGCCGCACTTCTCTCAGAAGCTGTAAAGCGCGGGGTGCCCCTTGAAACGGTGCTTCCGATGATGACCGATGCGCCTGCCCGCCGTTTTTTCCCCGAACGGCAGATCGGCCGGATCGCGCCCGGTTTCGCCGCAGATCTGACCCTGTTATCAAAGAGCTCACACACGATCACGGAGAAGGAGCTCCTCAACCGGCATCCGTATTCCCCTTACACGGGGCTGACTGTCGACATGACCGTCTCCGGTGTGTTCCTCGGCGGAGTCCATATTTATCAGTCCGGGAAGGGCATTAAATCCCCGCTTCTCGGGCATCATTTTGTAAAAGGAGGTCACGACCATGACAACCGATCATTACGGCGCATTTATTGA
- the pucD gene encoding xanthine dehydrogenase subunit D, producing the protein MRLNDRTSGRGWRVRPDGRDKATGRLDYLTDLSEDTMLFGKVVRSGMPHARLYKVVTEKAMKIPGVVSVLTAADIPGLNGFGIADPNQPVFCDHHIRFEGDAIAAVAATSREAAERAAEAIFFDSALLPVLDSPEKALEDDAIPLHPKGNILHERHFEKGNTAEGFDQAAYIVEETYHTPRQMHVFMETEGGLFIPEEDGSLTVKAATQHGYKDRMQLSRILDMDEEKIRIISSPIGGSFGGKDELNVQPYGALLALSTQKPVKMHFSREESVIAGIKRHPMSITMKTGMTADGKLVAHEASIISDTGAYATLGGPVLNFAVEHTVGPYRIDHVKLEGKAVYTNNGVSGEFRGFGGNQATFALEGQLDRLAEKSGIDPVELRRRNIRGEHDLGPLEQQVAANDGPALVLSDLTRSELYHLPSCETDEQEPWIRRGRGVALAFHGSGLGYGIPDPAGGMLTLTAEGKIEASFGHEEFGQGLIGTLEVMLTEAFTCEVEDVSIQIGDTRHVPPSGSSTASRTTNMVWQSIQRMKEPFCELILKEAARQLNTDQDDLTMGAGGVHSKADGAVVLDYRTLANGSELPLTLSTDHHFPVTPDKVMGGHYLYGSTAVIAEVEVNTLNGKVAVTRVDHAVSAGEVMNPLGYLGQIEGGSIMALGFTLSEDAVIEKGRYVTRNLDSYLVPTIQDVPAVQYVEANETLSEGDRFGPRGVGEIGSVALAPAIVKAVREATGAWHTSLPITPDKVLDSTEPFAWLTEDEKEVSP; encoded by the coding sequence ATGAGGCTGAACGACCGAACGAGCGGAAGAGGATGGCGGGTGAGGCCGGACGGACGGGACAAGGCAACCGGACGTCTTGACTACCTGACGGACTTAAGTGAGGATACAATGCTTTTCGGAAAAGTGGTCCGAAGCGGCATGCCCCACGCGAGACTGTACAAAGTCGTCACCGAGAAAGCCATGAAGATTCCGGGCGTTGTCTCGGTTCTCACCGCCGCAGATATTCCGGGACTGAACGGCTTTGGCATTGCCGATCCGAACCAGCCGGTGTTTTGTGATCATCATATCCGTTTTGAAGGGGACGCTATTGCGGCCGTCGCGGCGACGTCCCGTGAAGCGGCAGAGCGTGCGGCAGAAGCGATTTTCTTTGACAGTGCCCTGCTTCCGGTCCTTGATTCGCCTGAGAAAGCCCTCGAAGACGATGCGATTCCTCTCCATCCAAAAGGCAATATTCTGCATGAGCGGCATTTTGAAAAGGGGAACACGGCGGAAGGATTTGATCAGGCCGCCTATATCGTCGAAGAGACGTATCACACCCCGCGTCAGATGCACGTCTTTATGGAAACCGAAGGGGGCCTCTTCATCCCTGAAGAAGACGGGTCATTGACCGTTAAAGCCGCGACGCAGCACGGCTATAAAGACCGCATGCAGCTGTCGCGCATCCTCGACATGGACGAAGAGAAGATCCGGATTATCTCGAGCCCCATCGGCGGATCTTTCGGTGGGAAAGATGAACTGAACGTTCAGCCATATGGGGCTTTGTTGGCCCTCTCCACACAGAAGCCGGTGAAGATGCACTTCAGCCGGGAGGAATCGGTAATCGCAGGCATCAAACGTCATCCGATGTCGATTACGATGAAGACCGGTATGACGGCTGACGGGAAACTCGTGGCGCATGAAGCGTCGATTATCTCGGACACGGGTGCTTACGCCACCCTCGGTGGTCCGGTTCTGAATTTCGCCGTCGAGCATACCGTAGGCCCTTACCGGATCGACCATGTGAAACTCGAAGGGAAAGCGGTCTATACAAACAACGGCGTCTCCGGCGAGTTCCGGGGCTTTGGCGGCAATCAGGCGACGTTCGCCCTTGAAGGACAGCTTGACCGTCTCGCCGAGAAGAGCGGGATCGATCCTGTCGAACTGAGAAGACGCAATATCCGCGGTGAACATGACCTGGGTCCCCTTGAGCAGCAGGTGGCGGCGAATGACGGACCGGCACTTGTGCTGTCGGATCTGACCCGTTCTGAACTGTACCACCTTCCGTCCTGTGAAACGGACGAACAGGAGCCGTGGATCAGACGGGGAAGGGGTGTGGCCCTTGCGTTTCACGGTTCGGGACTCGGCTACGGAATTCCGGACCCTGCGGGCGGTATGTTGACGCTCACGGCAGAAGGGAAAATCGAAGCTTCGTTTGGCCATGAGGAATTTGGCCAGGGGCTTATCGGAACGCTTGAGGTGATGCTCACGGAGGCCTTCACCTGTGAGGTGGAGGATGTGTCGATTCAGATTGGGGACACCCGTCATGTGCCCCCGAGCGGATCGTCAACGGCATCAAGGACGACCAACATGGTCTGGCAAAGCATTCAGCGCATGAAGGAGCCTTTTTGTGAGCTGATCCTCAAGGAAGCGGCCAGACAGCTGAATACCGATCAGGACGATCTGACGATGGGTGCCGGCGGGGTTCATTCAAAAGCAGACGGCGCGGTTGTACTCGATTACCGAACGCTCGCAAACGGATCGGAGCTCCCGCTCACGCTGTCCACCGATCATCATTTTCCCGTCACACCGGATAAGGTGATGGGCGGTCATTATCTCTACGGATCGACGGCGGTCATTGCGGAAGTGGAAGTGAACACCCTGAACGGCAAAGTCGCTGTCACCCGGGTCGATCATGCCGTATCCGCCGGTGAAGTGATGAATCCTCTCGGCTATCTCGGACAGATCGAAGGCGGCAGCATCATGGCACTCGGCTTTACCCTCAGTGAGGATGCCGTGATCGAGAAGGGCCGCTACGTGACCAGGAATCTCGATTCCTATCTGGTACCGACCATTCAGGATGTGCCGGCCGTTCAGTACGTGGAAGCGAACGAGACGCTCTCGGAAGGCGACCGTTTCGGTCCCCGTGGTGTCGGGGAAATCGGCTCTGTGGCACTGGCTCCGGCGATTGTGAAAGCCGTCCGTGAAGCAACGGGCGCCTGGCATACGAGTCTTCCGATTACGCCTGATAAGGTACTCGATTCGACAGAGCCCTTTGCATGGCTCACCGAGGATGAAAAGGAGGTCTCCCCATGA